From the Prunus dulcis chromosome 4, ALMONDv2, whole genome shotgun sequence genome, one window contains:
- the LOC117625824 gene encoding probable 2-carboxy-D-arabinitol-1-phosphatase isoform X2, with the protein MVCGILSFSSALSPISISHYRNRTAPKLKTDLSSSITLGIRCSSSSSDVPQTFEKSENDAAMTGGAFDFTRATTSLKDNKSIASSKKVTLVRHGLSSWNEESRVQGSSNQSVLTETGVMQAERCRKAIANMHFDQCYSSPISRAKSTAEIIWQGREEPLVFLDSLKEAHLFFLEGMKNGRTCFSHHSQINFEGTDLHSFRARPREISCH; encoded by the exons ATGGTTTGTGGAATTCTTAGTTTCAGCTCTGCTTTATCTCCAATCTCCATATCTCACTATAGAAATAGAACAGCTCCAAAGCTCAAGACtgatctttcttcttctattaCACTTGGAATTCGATGCTCAAGTTCTAGCTCAGATGTGCCTCAAACCTTTG AAAAATCTGAGAATGATGCTGCTATGACTGGTGGTGCATTTGACTTCACAAGAGCAACAACATCACTTAAAGATAATAAGTCAATCGCTTCATCAAAGAAGGTAACTCTTGTCCGGCATGGCCTTAGCTCTTGGAATGAAGAAAGTAGAGTTCAG GGAAGCTCAAACCAATCTGTCCTGACAGAAACTGGAGTGATGCAAGCAGAGAGGTGCAGAAAAGCCATTGCAAATATGCATTTTGATCAGTGTTATTCGAGTCCAATATCTCGGGCCAAG TCCACTGCTGAAATTATATGGCAAGGAAGAGAGGAGCCGCTCGTTTTCCTCGACTCGCTGAAGGAGGCTCATCTGTTTTTCCTTGAAGGCATGAAAAATG GGAGAACATGTTTTAGTCATCACTCACAAATCAATTTTGAGGGCACTGATCTGCACAGCTTTAGGGCTAGGCCCCGAGAG ATTTCGTGCCATTGA
- the LOC117625824 gene encoding probable 2-carboxy-D-arabinitol-1-phosphatase isoform X1: MVCGILSFSSALSPISISHYRNRTAPKLKTDLSSSITLGIRCSSSSSDVPQTFEKSENDAAMTGGAFDFTRATTSLKDNKSIASSKKVTLVRHGLSSWNEESRVQGSSNQSVLTETGVMQAERCRKAIANMHFDQCYSSPISRAKSTAEIIWQGREEPLVFLDSLKEAHLFFLEGMKNEDAKQRYPKEYATWREDPANFYVNGIYPVRELWGTAREAWKEILLTPGEHVLVITHKSILRALICTALGLGPERFRAIDVNNGGISVFNFNKKGEAMIQSLNMTAHMYSDHVYLY; this comes from the exons ATGGTTTGTGGAATTCTTAGTTTCAGCTCTGCTTTATCTCCAATCTCCATATCTCACTATAGAAATAGAACAGCTCCAAAGCTCAAGACtgatctttcttcttctattaCACTTGGAATTCGATGCTCAAGTTCTAGCTCAGATGTGCCTCAAACCTTTG AAAAATCTGAGAATGATGCTGCTATGACTGGTGGTGCATTTGACTTCACAAGAGCAACAACATCACTTAAAGATAATAAGTCAATCGCTTCATCAAAGAAGGTAACTCTTGTCCGGCATGGCCTTAGCTCTTGGAATGAAGAAAGTAGAGTTCAG GGAAGCTCAAACCAATCTGTCCTGACAGAAACTGGAGTGATGCAAGCAGAGAGGTGCAGAAAAGCCATTGCAAATATGCATTTTGATCAGTGTTATTCGAGTCCAATATCTCGGGCCAAG TCCACTGCTGAAATTATATGGCAAGGAAGAGAGGAGCCGCTCGTTTTCCTCGACTCGCTGAAGGAGGCTCATCTGTTTTTCCTTGAAGGCATGAAAAATG AGGATGCCAAGCAGAGATATCCAAAGGAGTATGCAACATGGAGAGAGGACCCTGCTAATTTTTATGTGAATGGAATCTATCCTGTAAGAGAACTATGGGGAACAGCCAGAGAGGCTTGGAAGGAGATCTTGTTAACACCT GGAGAACATGTTTTAGTCATCACTCACAAATCAATTTTGAGGGCACTGATCTGCACAGCTTTAGGGCTAGGCCCCGAGAG ATTTCGTGCCATTGATGTGAACAACGGTGGAATCTCCGTATTCAATTTCAACAAGAAAGGAGAAGCAATGATTCAATCTTTGAACATGACCGCCCATATGTACAGTGATCATGTCTATCTTTACTGA
- the LOC117625138 gene encoding 3-deoxy-manno-octulosonate cytidylyltransferase, mitochondrial-like, which produces MRGPSSSSSVSDGTNRSWLAQGLLAGAAVAAAAVAYTVISRRRSARLRSHVLGIIPARFASSRFPGKPLVPILGKPMIQRTWERAKLATTLDQLVVATDNEKIAECCLGFGADVIMTSDTCRNGTERCNEALQKFKKKFDIVVNIQGDEPLIEPEIIDGVVKALQAAPDAVFSTAVTSLKPEDASDPNRVKCVVDIHGYAIYFSRGLIPYNKSAKVNPRFPYLLHLGIQSYDAKFLRKYPELVPTPLQLEEDLEQLKVLENGYKMKVIKVDHEAHGVDTPEDLEKIESFMRERNMS; this is translated from the exons ATGAGGGGCCCCTCTTCCTCATCCTCTGTCTCTGACGGCACCAACCGTTCATGGCTTGCGCAGGGACTGCTCGCCGGAGCGGCTGTAGCAGCTGCGGCCGTAGCGTACACGGTGATATCCAGGCGCCGGTCCGCCAGGTTACGGAGCCACGTGCTGGGGATCATACCGGCTCGTTTCGCTTCCTCCAGATTTCCAGGCAAACCTCTGGTCCCAATCCTCGGCAAACCCATGATCCAG AGGACGTGGGAAAGGGCAAAACTTGCAACCACGCTGGACCAACTTG TTGTGGCTACGGATAATGAGAAAATAGCAGAATGCTGTTTAGGGTTTGGAGCTGATGTGATAATGACATCAGATACTTGCAGAAATG GAACTGAACGCTGCAATGAGGCCCTccaaaagttcaaaaagaaatttgatattGTTGTTAACATTCAGGGAGATGAGCCTCTTATAGAGCCCGAGATAATAGATGGGGTTGTCAAGGCCCTGCAA GCTGCCCCTGATGCTGTATTTAGCACTGCAGTTACTTCTTTGAAACCTGAAGATGCATCTGATCCCAATCGGGTGAAATGCGTGGTGGACATTCATGGTTATGCAATATATTTTTCGAGGGGCTTGATCCCATACAATAA GTCAGCCAAGGTCAATCCACGTTTTCCATATCTACTTCATCTTGGTATCCAG AGCTATGATGCAAAGTTCTTGAGGAAATATCCGGAGCTTGTACCTACTCCATTACAGCTGGAAGAAGATTTGGAGCAGCTTAAAGTCCTTGAGAATGGATATAAGATGAAG GTGATCAAGGTTGATCATGAGGCTCACGGTGTTGATACTCCAGAAGATTTAGAGAAGATAGAATCATTCATGCGGGAAAGAAATATGTCCTAG
- the LOC117625137 gene encoding pentatricopeptide repeat-containing protein At2g33760, translated as MEAKQLAVTGSSTPQSPVYRALLRAGPSLRALQQVHGHIVVSGSHRSRALLTKLITLACEAGSIFYTRRLFLSVPNPDSFLFNSLIKASSKFGFPQHTVFFYNRMLGFRIAPSSYTFTSVIKSCADISALRLGRCVHSHVLVCGYGSDSFVQAALVTLYSKSGDLDAARKLFDKMPERSVVAWNSMISGYEQNGFSREAIEVFNQMRELGVEPDSTTFVSVLAACSQLGALDLGCSVHHDVINNGLHVDVALGTSLIIMYARCGNVSKAREVFDSMNERNVIAWTAMISGYATNGYGIQAVELFCQMRVHGPVPNTVTFVAVLAACAHAGLVHEGRETYANMRQEYGLVPGVEHHACMVDMLGRAGLLTEAYQLIKELGPEEAAPAVWTAMLGACKMHKNFDLGLIVAEHLLEVEPENPGHYVMLSNIYALAGRMDRVEMVRNMMMGRSLRKQVGYSTIDVNQKTYLFSMGDKSHPETNEVYQYLDELMSQCREAGYAPVPESVMHELEEEEREYALRYHSEKLAIAFGLLKTKDGIAIRIVKNLRMCEDCHEAIKFMSVVTKREIIVRDKLRFHHFKDGSCSCMDYW; from the coding sequence atggaAGCCAAACAGCTCGCAGTCACAGGTTCTTCAACCCCCCAGTCTCCGGTTTACCGAGCTCTTCTCCGAGCCGGCCCGTCTCTCAGAGCCCTGCAACAAGTTCATGGCCACATTGTTGTCTCCGGCTCTCACCGCAGCCGAGCTCTCCTCACCAAGCTCATAACTTTAGCTTGCGAAGCTGGCTCAATTTTCTACACTCGGCGGCTCTTCCTCTCTGTTCCAAACCCTGACTCTTTCCTCTTCAATTCCCTCATCAAAGCCTCTTCAAAGTTTGGGTTCCCCCAACACACTGTTTTCTTCTATAACCGTATGCTTGGTTTCCGTATTGCGCCTTCGAGTTACACCTTTACGTCTGTGATTAAATCGTGCGCCGATATTTCGGCTCTGAGACTCGGTAGATGTGTTCATTCGCACGTTTTGGTATGTGGGTATGGCTCGGATTCATTTGTTCAGGCCGCTCTAGTTACCTTGTACTCCAAGTCTGGTGATTTGGATGCTGCTCGGAAGTTGTTTGATAAAATGCCAGAGAGGAGCGTTGTAGCttggaattcgatgatttcagGTTACGAGCAAAACGGGTTTTCGAGGGAAGCGATTGAGGTGTTTAATCAGATGCGGGAATTGGGTGTTGAACCTGATTCGACAACTTTCGTGAGTGTCTTAGCGGCTTGTTCTCAGTTGGGAGCTCTTGATTTAGGCTGTTCGGTGCATCATGATGTTATTAACAATGGGCTGCATGTGGATGTAGCTCTAGGTACTTCGCTAATTATCATGTATGCTAGATGTGGGAATGTGAGCAAAGCACGAGAAGTTTTTGATTCGATGAACGAACGAAATGTCATAGCTTGGACGGCTATGATCTCAGGGTACGCAACGAATGGTTATGGCATTCAAGCTGTGGAACTCTTTTGCCAAATGAGAGTTCATGGCCCTGTTCCTAACACTGTCACATTTGTGGCAGTCTTGGCGGCGTGCGCTCATGCAGGGCTAGTTCACGAAGGGCGGGAGACATATGCAAACATGAGGCAAGAGTATGGCTTAGTGCCAGGAGTGGAGCACCATGCTTGCATGGTCGATATGCTTGGGCGTGCTGGGCTTCTCACCGAAGCATATCAATTGATTAAAGAGCTTGGTCCCGAGGAGGCCGCCCCAGCTGTTTGGACTGCCATGCTTGGGGCTTGCAAGATGCATAAGAACTTCGATCTTGGGCTAATAGTTGCTGAGCATCTTTTGGAGGTTGAGCCTGAAAATCCAGGTCATTATGTAATGCTTTCGAATATATATGCACTGGCAGGTCGGATGGATCGAGTGGAAATGGTTAGAAATATGATGATGGGAAGAAGCTTGAGAAAGCAAGTTGGCTATAGTACAATAGATGTGAACCAGAAAACGTACCTGTTTAGCATGGGTGACAAGTCCCATCCCGAGACAAATGAAGTTTATCAGTATTTAGATGAACTGATGTCGCAGTGCAGGGAAGCAGGTTATGCTCCCGTACCTGAATCAGTGATGCAtgaattggaagaagaagagagggaaTATGCCCTTAGATATCATAGCGAGAAGCTTGCGATCGCATTTGGGCTACTGAAAACCAAGGATGGCATAGCCATTAGGATTGTAAAGAACCTTCGAATGTGCGAGGACTGCCATGAAGCAATTAAGTTTATGTCAGTTGTTaccaaaagagaaattatTGTTCGTGATAAGCTTCGCTTCCACCACTTCAAAGATGGCTCTTGTTCATGCATGGATTACTGGTGA